A stretch of Lathyrus oleraceus cultivar Zhongwan6 chromosome 6, CAAS_Psat_ZW6_1.0, whole genome shotgun sequence DNA encodes these proteins:
- the LOC127094501 gene encoding uncharacterized protein LOC127094501 — protein sequence MTFEFLDEDVLFLKDYCNRPSPDEGPEPGTRWTLVFNGASNALGNGIGAFISSPMGFHIPFTVRIYFDCKNNMAEYEACIYGIQAAIDLRIKYINIYGDSALVISQIKGEWERRHPNMILYREHVLKLIPYFEEMAFDHILIEENHLADALATMASMFKVKWENEAPYISIIRLDEPAFFYTND from the coding sequence ATGACGTTCGAATTCCTTGATGAGGATGTGTTGTTTCTGAAAGATTATTGTAATAGACCTAGCCCAGATGAAGGCCCAGAGCCAGGAACGCGATGGACGCTTGTGTTCAACGGTGCCTCAAATGCTTTGGGAAATGGTATTGGAGCTTTCATTAGTTCTCCCATGGGTTTTCATATTCCTTTCACTGTCAGAATTTATTTTGACTGCAAAAATAAcatggctgaatatgaagcttgcatctATGGGATTCAAGCAGCTATTGACCTGAGAATCAAATATATAAACATATATGGGGACTCAGCTCTGGTTATAAGTCAAATCAAAGGAGAGTGGGAGAGAAGACACCCAAATATGATTCTGTACCGGGAGCATGTATTGAAATTGATTCCGTATTTTGAGGAGATGGCATTTGACCATATCCTGATTGAAGAGAACCACTTAGCAGATGCACTGGCTACTATGGCATCCATGTTTAAAGTTAAATGGGAAAATGAGGCCCCCTACATCAGCATTATAAGATTGGATGAGCCAGCATTTTTCTATACTAATGATTAA